A genomic window from Gossypium hirsutum isolate 1008001.06 chromosome D10, Gossypium_hirsutum_v2.1, whole genome shotgun sequence includes:
- the LOC107914884 gene encoding DEAD-box ATP-dependent RNA helicase 58, chloroplastic isoform X1, translated as MASNSASQILAITKTAPYSKPRASRFLQSRKPYLNLCCLSQKFSNDNALFCLPNSKSFLLAKELEERNSNNHSPTLREICQDHVPGNVLRRLEEVGYLVPTDVQREALPVLFSGNDCILHAQTGSGKTLTYLLLIYSQINPKKSAVQALIVVPTRELGMQITKVARMLAAARHMDPELEQKSYTVMALLDGGMLRRHKSWLKAEPPAIVVATIGSLSQLLEKQIFKPDSLRVLVVDEVDFLFKSSKQVSSLRKLLTSYSSCNNRQTVFASASILQHRRFIHDCIQQKWTKGDVVHVHVNRIMPMPACLYHRFVICGRKAKHQVLLSLLQSDLPESGIIFVGEQSEKSKKSGQASSTTVLIDFLRASYEGPLDILLLEEDMNFNSRAASLTDVRKGDGYLLVSTDIVARGIDLPETTHIYNFDLPKTAIDYLHRAGRTGRKPFSDKKYYVTNIILSEERFVLQRFENELMFHCEELIMETQG; from the exons ATGGCTTCAAATTCAGCCTCCCAGATTCTGGCTATAACCAAAACGGCACCGTACTCGAAACCAAGGGCTTCTCGTTTCCTTCAATCACGAAAACCTTACCTCAATCTTTGTTGTTTATCCCAAAAATTCTCAAATGATAATGCTCTCTTCTGCTTGCCCAATTCTAAATCTTTTCTACTAGCTAAAGAGCTGGAGGAAAGGAATAGTAATAATCATTCTCCAACTCTTCGTGAAATTTGCCAGGATCATGTGCCGGGCAATGTGCTACGTAG ACTGGAAGAGGTTGGATATTTAGTACCAACAGATGTACAGAGGGAAGCTTTGCCTGTTCTCTTCTCTGGAAACGATTGCATTCTTCATGCTCAG ACAGGTTCAGGGAAGACGCTGACTTACTTGTTGTTAATTTATTCTcaaataaatcctaaaaaatcGGCTGTTCAAGCTCTAATTGTGGTCCCCACCAGGGAACTTGGCATGCAA ATCACGAAAGTGGCTAGGATGTTGGCTGCTGCAAGGCACATGGATCCCGAACTAGAACAGAAGTCATATACTGTTATGGCGCTTTTAGATGGAGGAATGTTGAGGAGACATAAAAGTTGGCTCAAG GCAGAACCACCTGCTATTGTGGTAGCAACAATTGGAAGTTTGAGCCAGCTGCTTGAAAAGCAGATATTTAAGCCTGATTCTTTGCGAGTATTGGTGGTTGATGAG GttgattttttattcaaatcatcCAAACAAGTTAGTTCTCTCCGGAAGCTTTTGACATCATATTCCTCGTGTAACAACCGTCAAACTGTTTTTGCCAGTGCATCCATCCTCCAGCATAGACGATTTATACACGACTGCATTCAGCAGAAGTGGACAAAG GGGGATGTTGTTCATGTCCATGTCAATCGAATTATGCCAATGCCAGCATGCCTATATCATAGATTTGTG ATATGTGGTAGAAAAGCAAAACATCAAGTATTGTTATCTTTATTACAATCAGATCTGCCTGAGTCTGGTATTATTTTTGTTGGTGAGCAG TCTGAGAAGTCAAAAAAGTCTGGGCAAGCCTCCTCAACAACTGTTTTAATTGATTTCTTGAGGGCTTCATATGAAGGTCCTTTAGATATCCTTCTTTTGGAGGAAGACATGAATTTCAATTCACGTGCAGCTTCACTCACA GATGTGAGGAAAGGAGATGGCTATCTCCTTGTGTCTACAGATATTGTAGCTAGGGGGATTGATCTACCAGAAACTACTCACATATACAACTTCGACCTCCCAAAAACTGCTATCGATTATTTACATCGGGCTGGAAGAACAGGTAGAAAGCCTTTTTCAGATAAGAAATACTATGTTACCAATATTATATTGTCGGAAGAGCGTTTTGTTTTGCAAAGATTTGAAAACGAATTAATGTTTCACTGTGAAGAGCTTATAATGGAGACTCAAGGTTGA
- the LOC107914884 gene encoding DEAD-box ATP-dependent RNA helicase 58, chloroplastic isoform X2: MFLTDAVAFQTGRGWIFSTNRCTEGSFACSLLWKRLHSSCSGSGKTLTYLLLIYSQINPKKSAVQALIVVPTRELGMQITKVARMLAAARHMDPELEQKSYTVMALLDGGMLRRHKSWLKAEPPAIVVATIGSLSQLLEKQIFKPDSLRVLVVDEVDFLFKSSKQVSSLRKLLTSYSSCNNRQTVFASASILQHRRFIHDCIQQKWTKGDVVHVHVNRIMPMPACLYHRFVICGRKAKHQVLLSLLQSDLPESGIIFVGEQSEKSKKSGQASSTTVLIDFLRASYEGPLDILLLEEDMNFNSRAASLTDVRKGDGYLLVSTDIVARGIDLPETTHIYNFDLPKTAIDYLHRAGRTGRKPFSDKKYYVTNIILSEERFVLQRFENELMFHCEELIMETQG; this comes from the exons ATGTTTCTCACTGATGCGGTGGCGTTTCAGACTGGAAGAGGTTGGATATTTAGTACCAACAGATGTACAGAGGGAAGCTTTGCCTGTTCTCTTCTCTGGAAACGATTGCATTCTTCATGCTCAG GTTCAGGGAAGACGCTGACTTACTTGTTGTTAATTTATTCTcaaataaatcctaaaaaatcGGCTGTTCAAGCTCTAATTGTGGTCCCCACCAGGGAACTTGGCATGCAA ATCACGAAAGTGGCTAGGATGTTGGCTGCTGCAAGGCACATGGATCCCGAACTAGAACAGAAGTCATATACTGTTATGGCGCTTTTAGATGGAGGAATGTTGAGGAGACATAAAAGTTGGCTCAAG GCAGAACCACCTGCTATTGTGGTAGCAACAATTGGAAGTTTGAGCCAGCTGCTTGAAAAGCAGATATTTAAGCCTGATTCTTTGCGAGTATTGGTGGTTGATGAG GttgattttttattcaaatcatcCAAACAAGTTAGTTCTCTCCGGAAGCTTTTGACATCATATTCCTCGTGTAACAACCGTCAAACTGTTTTTGCCAGTGCATCCATCCTCCAGCATAGACGATTTATACACGACTGCATTCAGCAGAAGTGGACAAAG GGGGATGTTGTTCATGTCCATGTCAATCGAATTATGCCAATGCCAGCATGCCTATATCATAGATTTGTG ATATGTGGTAGAAAAGCAAAACATCAAGTATTGTTATCTTTATTACAATCAGATCTGCCTGAGTCTGGTATTATTTTTGTTGGTGAGCAG TCTGAGAAGTCAAAAAAGTCTGGGCAAGCCTCCTCAACAACTGTTTTAATTGATTTCTTGAGGGCTTCATATGAAGGTCCTTTAGATATCCTTCTTTTGGAGGAAGACATGAATTTCAATTCACGTGCAGCTTCACTCACA GATGTGAGGAAAGGAGATGGCTATCTCCTTGTGTCTACAGATATTGTAGCTAGGGGGATTGATCTACCAGAAACTACTCACATATACAACTTCGACCTCCCAAAAACTGCTATCGATTATTTACATCGGGCTGGAAGAACAGGTAGAAAGCCTTTTTCAGATAAGAAATACTATGTTACCAATATTATATTGTCGGAAGAGCGTTTTGTTTTGCAAAGATTTGAAAACGAATTAATGTTTCACTGTGAAGAGCTTATAATGGAGACTCAAGGTTGA
- the LOC107914884 gene encoding DEAD-box ATP-dependent RNA helicase 58, chloroplastic isoform X3 — protein MQITKVARMLAAARHMDPELEQKSYTVMALLDGGMLRRHKSWLKAEPPAIVVATIGSLSQLLEKQIFKPDSLRVLVVDEVDFLFKSSKQVSSLRKLLTSYSSCNNRQTVFASASILQHRRFIHDCIQQKWTKGDVVHVHVNRIMPMPACLYHRFVICGRKAKHQVLLSLLQSDLPESGIIFVGEQSEKSKKSGQASSTTVLIDFLRASYEGPLDILLLEEDMNFNSRAASLTDVRKGDGYLLVSTDIVARGIDLPETTHIYNFDLPKTAIDYLHRAGRTGRKPFSDKKYYVTNIILSEERFVLQRFENELMFHCEELIMETQG, from the exons ATGCAA ATCACGAAAGTGGCTAGGATGTTGGCTGCTGCAAGGCACATGGATCCCGAACTAGAACAGAAGTCATATACTGTTATGGCGCTTTTAGATGGAGGAATGTTGAGGAGACATAAAAGTTGGCTCAAG GCAGAACCACCTGCTATTGTGGTAGCAACAATTGGAAGTTTGAGCCAGCTGCTTGAAAAGCAGATATTTAAGCCTGATTCTTTGCGAGTATTGGTGGTTGATGAG GttgattttttattcaaatcatcCAAACAAGTTAGTTCTCTCCGGAAGCTTTTGACATCATATTCCTCGTGTAACAACCGTCAAACTGTTTTTGCCAGTGCATCCATCCTCCAGCATAGACGATTTATACACGACTGCATTCAGCAGAAGTGGACAAAG GGGGATGTTGTTCATGTCCATGTCAATCGAATTATGCCAATGCCAGCATGCCTATATCATAGATTTGTG ATATGTGGTAGAAAAGCAAAACATCAAGTATTGTTATCTTTATTACAATCAGATCTGCCTGAGTCTGGTATTATTTTTGTTGGTGAGCAG TCTGAGAAGTCAAAAAAGTCTGGGCAAGCCTCCTCAACAACTGTTTTAATTGATTTCTTGAGGGCTTCATATGAAGGTCCTTTAGATATCCTTCTTTTGGAGGAAGACATGAATTTCAATTCACGTGCAGCTTCACTCACA GATGTGAGGAAAGGAGATGGCTATCTCCTTGTGTCTACAGATATTGTAGCTAGGGGGATTGATCTACCAGAAACTACTCACATATACAACTTCGACCTCCCAAAAACTGCTATCGATTATTTACATCGGGCTGGAAGAACAGGTAGAAAGCCTTTTTCAGATAAGAAATACTATGTTACCAATATTATATTGTCGGAAGAGCGTTTTGTTTTGCAAAGATTTGAAAACGAATTAATGTTTCACTGTGAAGAGCTTATAATGGAGACTCAAGGTTGA